The Cryptomeria japonica chromosome 2, Sugi_1.0, whole genome shotgun sequence region CATATATTTGGCAAATCACACTTAACCATAACacgtcttatgtaatttttgaggcgattatggcttgtccaattaattggcaattataataGAGTTGGTGAAAATTGGGGTCAATTGAGATATGCTTCCGCAAAATGCCAAGCAAATTGGGTCCTCTCGgtcaataaatctttatatggctattggcgaaTTATGGCCATCTATTAAGACGACCTTGGAAAGTGTAggcaaaaatattgaatttattgtGTGGAAAACGTAGATTCTATTGGAAAAAtattgatagagatacaattaattacataaaatagTGGGTGATTGGGCCAtgcatttgatgaatatttataaagtTTGGACGACATGGCCACCCCTGATCGGTACAATATATTCACAATTTTCTAGGTCACCGACATGAAATATTCGCtattggtgaatattcaccactaaagtaaaccctGGATTAGACTGGAGTATGTCCCACAAAGGATTAGATCGCAAATATTTTCAAAAGGCACTTTCAAAGGACACATTTGGATATCTCAAGCAAAAGATAGGAATTATTTCTCCTCCTTCAAACTAGAAACATATGTTGGTGCATCTGTCTAGTGGGAGATTAAAGTATAATCATTTGCCTCCTAGAATGATGATgtctactccttagggggagtaggatGTTTTCTGGTCGCTTCTCTTAGGGAGAGCAAGGAGTTGTTAGACATTGCTGACAATGAGAAAGAAGAAAATGTAGGTGCAAAGTTTGGTGAATGACCTGAACTTCgtccttaatgtcaaagggggataaaatATATTGATTTGTGTGAGTGTTGTCAtgaatgacaaaggaggagattgttggcagttgttgtcgttgatgagttggtgttgtcattgttgtcaacccTCAGTTCGTGTGTTGATGAGCTTGATTATGTCATGTCATACTCAGTGTTGTGATTATTAGGTTGTAGAGATATTATTGGCTTAGTGTTGAGGAGGATAttggaaattgattatgatattgtGTATTGGTGAACCCTTTGTTGATGATAGTACATGTTGCTAAAGAGTGGTGTTGCAGTCTATTGTTGTTGATATGTTGCAACTTATGATCAATGATGAAGAGGTTCcttgttgtggatgtccaccttcttagTGTTGATGTCTACACTCAATATGTTGTGATGATGTTGCTAAATAGCAATGATGTTGATGTTCTTGGAGATGATATCATGATGATATTAATATAAGTATTAGATGCAATGAGATGAGAATTAGAGgtgttaagatgaggattagaagcatggtgGTGAAGGAATTTTTTTCGAATGGTCTTGTGCATACTATATACTATTGTGATATCTTGTTTGTTTCTCCTAAGTGAGAAAGTGGTGTATTGGTATCCAAAATTTGATGAAGAGAGATTTGCAAGAAGGTGTTTTGAATGTAGTCTAGAAGAATACTCTGCATACCTCTACTTTTGAAAATTTGATCTTTcatttttggatataatgtttatgctaTATGGATATTGCACTCCTATCTTTCTAGGTACCTTATGTTGTAGCTAATGTTTTTGGTGATGGTAGTATGTTGGCAGTGTGTTGGCTGGTTAGGTCTAGTCTAGACAATGTTCCACATTTATGTTCCTATTGTTGTGGCTTGGAGGGAATTCTTATGATGTTTGTGTAGTGTCTTAGTTCAAATTTAAGGTGGTGAAGTGTTTTGTAATTGTCTGTTAAAGTCTTTTCTCGGGACTATGTATCCTAGCACTACGGTGAGAAGAATTatgtattatttttcttttttgctaACTATTTTTCACTCGATAGTGTGGAAAAATTATATGAGGATTTTGTTGGGGGTTTATTGAACAACTCTATGTGGTCCACATGATGTTGGATGGTATTTTTTATGTTGCATTTTGTCTAGTATTGGGTTTTAGGGTAATTGACAACTATCCAATTGACAAGGCTTCTTCTCTTACTCATGGTGCATCTTTGGGTGTCTCCACCAACATTATAAGATTTTTTGGGTTGTGTTTGGGACCTACTATGCTGTGTGGGGATCCAATTTGTGATAATTCATATGGAGGAAGAGTTTTTGGGCCGATTGATTATGTGCTACATGTTCTACCTACACTTTACTTTGTTGTTGACCTTAGAGGATATTCGCCAACATGTGTGATGTTTGCAACCACATTGGATGATGCGTTAAGATGTTTAGGCCCTGTCTATCTCCTATATAGGACCATTTTCATCATAATTATGTTTTGTGGCTAACCTTGTGGAATCGCCTCTCGTCCCCTATTctttgacctaattgatgttttaaGATGATGTTGATGGTATATAAAGAAGATGAAGTCACTTATAAAGTGTTTGGATCAAAGTGGAATGAGGAAGATGCAAATGTGAAGTTGTGAGTGTGTGGGGTGGAAGTATTAGAGATGAGTTGTCTAATGGTTGCTTAAGATAGCGATTCAAGCACAACTAGATCTAAAGGAGACTGTCAAATGTATTGTTGTTGAAGGCATACTCATCATAACTCATAAATTCATGTATCTTTCTTGGAGATAGTGTATCCTTCAAcaagtcttttgtatctttccttggggAAGTGATCCTCAATTTCCAACTCCTTCCAAAGCACTGAGCTTCCTTGGGTAGTGAGCTTCTTTGGGCAATGAGATTCCTTGGGCAGTGAGCCCTTCAACAAattgtaatattatttatatttgtgtgagttaactctcaccaCAGTTTTTCCCTTCTTGACTTTTTCACATAATATGGTGTTATGTTGTGCATGTGTGTTCATTGTTTATCTTTATTTGTTGCTGATTAGATTAAAGTTTAAAGTGAAATTTGAATTAACGTATAAAGTGTTAAGATTTCGTTCAAGACTAATCCacaccccccccgctctcagtctTGGGGTGTGTTCAATTGGCAACAATTATTAAACATATGTTATATATCTTCAAGAAGGCAATAGGGAAGATGATTAATCTTCTTAAGTCAATTATTTTCTTTCTAAAGGATCACTACATTGAAGGGCTTGAGATATAAAGAATTTTGAGTTTGAAATAGATAAGGTACCAAGTAGATATTAGCTATGTCTCCAATTGATAGAAGCACTTTAGAGATAGAATAGTAATTGATGGTTAAGAGAATCAGGATAAACTAACTACCTAGAAGAAGCAATGGCTATCTTTGGTTGTTAGGATTACCCTCATAAAGGTTTCCATTAtagttattataatatattttatgttttttattagattCCTAGTATGGTGGCAAAGTGATTGAGATTATTCAGTGAAAATTTTCTTGGTGTGGCATGGGGGAAGCTCAAAAATTTACTACCTACTACAGTGGGATGATATTTTTATATTTGAGTTGACTAAGCTGAGATTTAGATAATACAAATTGACTAGAATAGGACTATTGGGATGAAATTGGTATAGAGATCTTATGAATGAAAAAAAGAAACCATGGAGTCACATAAATTGAAAATACTTTTAAGGACAAATTTCCCTTCCACTTTCCTTTGGATAGCTACTAAAATATGGGTTCTCACTTGGGATCAAATCTAGATTCTAGGTAAAGAGAGCATATCCGAGTGTGTTCATCTTTTACTTGGAGGAAGAAACTAATGATATCAATCTTTTCATTGGGTGTGTTTTTTCTTGACATGTTTGGTCTCAACTTTGTAATAGATAAAGAGTGTTTTGGGTTCTCCTATTAAATGTGAGGATTATTTTTATGGGAAGGAACTTGAAGATTGAGAGAATGGGCCTTAGTCTATTTAGGACTATggtttagctttgattatgtcGAATATCTTGCCTAGaagattaaatttaaattttctaagATTGGAGGAATTCAATGAAGAGTAGAGAATATTTTTATTCTTCTATGGAGGTGGGGGATCACTATGGAAAATTATATTGGATTCTTAGAATGGTAGAAAGGGAGTTTCTTTAGCTTTCCCTAAGTGTCTCTAGTTGGATTTCTCTTAATATGACCCCTAGGATAGACCATCCTATTAGGTGGTCTTATTGTGACAAGGGATGGGTAAAATCTAATTTTGATGGTGTAAACGAAAACCATGGTGTTGTGGGAGAGGAAAGAGTTGTGTCTTTATATATGTTCATGGGCAATGCCTTTGCATCATGGTGTATAGTTTTCCAAGATTGATTCCAACAACATGGTTGAAGCCAAAGCCCTAATGTGGGGTATAAGAATCATAAAGGGGAAGGGTTGGAAGCTATTATAAGTGGAAGGAGACTCTAAAATTATTATTTATGTTATTAAGGGTGGGAAAGACAATAATTTCTCCTAGACACTCTCAATTTTGAGGCCAAGGTTCTAGCCAACTCCTTTGGTAAGACTACTTACAATCAcattagtgtagcatcctaaaattgcgacacttgcaattttgattgcatttgggtcttcacgatggcagtgcaacgttgaacctgaatggagaccccaaaacctgcttgtgacatcaaaaactgcatatttctgcaccttggcctgatccctccttgcaccttgctgtctcgggaggtgggaccatggcgcccagcgccctggtccctggccctattttgggcccggcctcttgttgggcatcgggtcttgaagtttgcaaattggaaaatattgtttctaggtcggcctaaggtcgggaaaatcagtctctcaaccctaattgacaagtatataaactacatttcctcttccaaaaagggagggaggaaaaacatatgtgtgcaaaaggcggaagcgatattcaaacattcaaacattcaagcattcaagcattcaagcattccttcaagcaattgagcattctaagtctccattcaaggctaagtgttgcattcaagacaaggattcaaccattgaagaggagatcacatacaacatacaacatacattacaccttctcaTGTAAgattacaaacattcttacaacaaggtatcagtacttgtttacattgcaaacatttacatttacaatattctcatttcttggttaattccaaaaccgaggtttgacctaaaggcaaacccctaatccctaaccccccaatcgtcctctcttttctgtgtgtaggttgcaggtacgcggctgtaattgaagatctggaatccttgtgtagagacgaacagatcccccttcgtttcgtggatttttcggaggaccgtgtgcactccgggcgccatcgtcccgtcaactttcgctcaaatttgcaaaatagcaccatctcgacattttactgctaattctaggtccgcagcttcatcccgtatccctatctctgtttataagtgaatctttcctactttacatgcattcctagttcaatcattctatctgcatactttacaaaagagggtatccttgatgtcttaacccttgaaactcatttagaatccaatcctgcattgtgtaggattggatcttgtgggtttcaacccctcttttgaatgtaaagtctctcctaagtgaaaaccatcaaccctagtgacctcccttctctctccttggagttggggaggggagaacaactagggttcaatttttccgctttacaattagtAAGAATAGTAATGTGGTGGTTAACTAGGTAGCTGATATAGGAGTTGGTCTCAAAGGGTTTGAAGAGGATGATCTATAAATGTTGGAGTGAGTCCTTTCCTCCAAATGTACTTCTTATTCTTGGCAAGGATGCTAGTGAAGGTTTGGAGAATGTGATAGTTTTTGTAATAGTTTTTAAGGATTGTGTATGAAAAATGGGATTGGTTGCACTCCTATGGTGGCCTTTTTTAAGGTAATAATTTTCTAGTACTTAGTGGTATTGTTATTTAAGGCTAGTAATACATTCATTTCATACATTTTAATTTGCTAAATAGTAGACTCTTTAGATGTGAGATAGAATATGCCTCTAAGGCTTAGTGCGAGAGGTCCCATTTATCTATGAAGAAGGTTATTAATATTTTTGTGAAAGATAAGAGAGTCGACAAAGGAAGAAAAAGTTCTCTAATGGGGAGATGATTACAAATTTTAAGGCATTCCTTGAGTGAGAAATTAGAGACATTGATCTTAGGCAATGGATGGTTCGTATATGGGAGCTAGGAAAGTATCTTAATGGCGCTTCATGTGTTTGTATTCAATTTTTCATAGAAAATTTGTTGCTAGATTCAGGACATACATGTGGGAGAAGGATATTATTTTATATAGCTTGAACACTTTGTTGTGCCTTCTTTCTATCATATATTATTGGTTCCTTACTCCTTTATAATGATATTGAACATGTCATTCATGGAGCTAAGGTATATTACAATTGTGTGTTGGATCATCAACATACTATTAAGTGGAGACATTTTTTTTCGCAAAAGGTCTTAAAAGCTATTGTGAAAGGTGTTAAGGTTTCTTTCTTAGTGCAGGCCATTCTATCATTCTTTAAATGTTCTGATGAGAATGGGTATGTAGAGAACATGGCAGTCTCTTTGTCCTAGTGAGTGTGTTTTTCTTGCAAGGAAGTATATTATAGTGTTAAAGGTCTTAGTGATGGATCAAGGCCTATATAATTTATCTTGACCACTTTTGGACTACTTTTTTTTTCTATTGGAATATTGGTTGTTGTTCTTCATATGAGTTGGTTTATTGGCTACAAATTTTGGTTGATATTTTGTGTCACTTGATAGACTTCTTGGACTGTCATTTTTTCTTCATTTGGTTTAGGATTGGATATCTAGAATAGTTTCTTGTTACTTCTAAGTTCCTTGATTAATATATGTATACTCTATTTCAGCTAGTTAGGTTTTTGTGCAAATATAACATCAACTCCTGATTCAAAAGGCAAATTTGGACTTCGTTATTTTTAGCACCAACATTCGACAGTTAACATCTCTTTTTCAATTGATTCCTACATTCCAATTAAATATATTAACTCAAAAAAATTGACATATAAATaattatcaaatttaaaataaataatataaccaTATAAAATTGAGAGAATTTTTATACCATTGTCAACATAATAACACCTATCAAGATACAAAATATAAGCTAAACAAAATGAAAGTTTGAACAAATGAGAGACGTGTATATTTGAGAACCTAGTTGAGAGTCGTCTTCTATTAGTCGTGGAGTGCGCGCCAAGGATCTTCCGTATCCTCCATGCTTCTTGACCCCGGTGCAGGCATCAATCCACTCTAAACTGAAATGTTCTCTGAATGTCATATCAATCTTACGTCACTCCTTAAGTCATTTTGTAACTGGGACCTTCACCACCGCTTCCTCATTGCTTCTCTGAACTTTCATTCACTTTGAAGGGGCAGTTTCATCCAAGGAAATTCACACTTTTTAATCATAAAAATCTCGTTTCTTCCATCATCCATGACGCAATAACTCTTTCTAGGATTTGGAATGGACGCCTCTTTATATACCCATTCATCCTCACACACTTTTCCCCAAGCAGTGATAGCAAACTGATGCCTGATGGAGTCCAAGAAACGGTTGGGATTGAAGCTTCCAATCCCTGTGCAAAATCAGAGGGCGCCTCTGCCAAAGcctcttccattaccccttcctcccAAACAAGGCGTACAGCTCTCTGATTTGGAAAGAGTGGGAAATCTCGGGCATGGTAGCGGAGGCATTGTGTACAAGGTCCTCCACCCTAAATCCTCCACCTACTATGCCCTCAAAGTTATCCGCCTGGACCATGATTCCTCCCTCACTTCCCACATCAACAGGGAGATGGAGATCCTTGGGAAAATTGATTCTCGCTACATTGTCAAATGTAAGGGTGTCTTTCACCATGGGGGGGACATTAATTTTGTGCTGGAATACATGGATGGAGGCTCCCTTGCCGATTTGTTAAAGCACAAGACAAAGATGACTGAGTCATCCCTGGCAAAGATCGCCAGGCAAGTACTGGAGGGATTGAAATACCTTCATAAAGAGCTGATTGTTCACAGAGACATTAAGCCCTCTAACCTCTTGATTTGCGAGAATCCCAAGAGAATCAAAATTGCAGACTTCGGCGTGAGCAGGATTTTATCACAGACCACAGATCCCTGCTGCAGTTCCTATGTGGGAACATGTGCTTACATGAGCCCCGAAAGATTCGATCCGCAGAGCCATGGCGGAAGATATAATGGGTATGCAGGGGATATCTGGAGCTTGGGATTGACACTGTTGGAATGCTATTTGGGTCATTTCCCGTTTGGAGCAGATGGAGAGCAAGCAGATTGGCCTACACTGATGTGTGCCATATGTTTTGGAGAGCCGCCCTCTGCACCCGCCAGTGCATCTGCGGAGTTTCAAAGTTTTATCAGATGTTGTCTTGAAAAGGACGCAGGTAAAAGATGGACTGCCTCGCAGCTTCTCAACCATCCATTCGTCAACAGAACTTCACAATTTCAGCAGCCCTGCAATCCGTCAGCGCCCTTCCATTCTCTCAATATCTCACAGAAATACAGTTTTTGCAAGGGGAATTAGATTGATCAATCAGTGGCGGTAGGAATTTTGCCTTGAGTGGTTGATACACAAAAACCAGATCAGATACGAACATTCTATTGTAATTTCTCGAGATTTTGAATCTAATTCATTTATTTTTCTAATGTTTGAATAAAgatcattatttttttaataatattttgatattaattataaaatgacaaaattaataaaaattatatttcttaGTAAGCTAATATTGAGGGCTATGTACCTATGAATAGGAGAGGAAAGAGGCTACTACAACGGTGCTTCACCTACATGTTTaatctaaggggattcaatgaaaCCCTTGTGTCATTATTCAATAGTGAAAAAACACTACCTATTTGATCATATATATAATTTTCTAAGGGGGTTACGTTGAAGGGTCTTTGATCAAACTCTCCCTGCCATACAAAGCCATATGTATGTTGAGTGGGTTAATGAAACACCTTTTTAGATTGAAATCCCATGTGTACTCaacattttttattgcatgttttctGATTTGTCTCACTACCAGGATATAACTTCATGCTTCTACACTACTAGCTTATGGTTATGACACCACTTATCTTACATGCAAACTT contains the following coding sequences:
- the LOC131064270 gene encoding mitogen-activated protein kinase kinase 9-like — translated: MESKKRLGLKLPIPVQNQRAPLPKPLPLPLPPKQGVQLSDLERVGNLGHGSGGIVYKVLHPKSSTYYALKVIRLDHDSSLTSHINREMEILGKIDSRYIVKCKGVFHHGGDINFVLEYMDGGSLADLLKHKTKMTESSLAKIARQVLEGLKYLHKELIVHRDIKPSNLLICENPKRIKIADFGVSRILSQTTDPCCSSYVGTCAYMSPERFDPQSHGGRYNGYAGDIWSLGLTLLECYLGHFPFGADGEQADWPTLMCAICFGEPPSAPASASAEFQSFIRCCLEKDAGKRWTASQLLNHPFVNRTSQFQQPCNPSAPFHSLNISQKYSFCKGN